ATACTGGGATTGAACCAGTGACCTCTTCCGTGTCAGGGAAGCGCTCTCCCGCTGAGCTAATCGTCCGAGGTGGAGACGGGATTTGAACCCGTGTAGACGGCTTTGCAGGCCGTTGCCTCGCCTCTCGGCCACTCCACCGGATGGGGGCGTGCCCCCTTCGAGCGGACGACGAGATTCGAACTCGCGACCCCCACCTTGGCAAGGTGGTGCTCTACCAGCTGAGCTACGTCCGCAATCGCTGCCACCACAGCCACTTCCTCGCTCCGGCGACGTCATGAACCTTAGCGGATTCGCGGGCCAGCTCAAACTTCGTATCCCCTGACCGCCGCCTAGACTCGCACACATGCACGACTCGGCACCGCTCGCCCGCCTCGGCGGATTCCTCGCCACCGGCCTCCGCGACGTCACCGGCGATCCGGCGGCGCTGGACTCCTCGGGCTGGTGGGCGGTGGCCGCGGACTTCGGCGGGCGGCTGGTGTGCGCGCGGTTCTCCGCCGTCCGGCCCGCCCCGCCGCCCGCCGCCGGGCCGGGGCGCTGGCGCGGCCCGGCCCCCGGCGCCTGGACCAGCTCCCTGGACCGGGCCGCCTACACGGCGGGCGTGCGGCGGGTGCGGGACCACATCGCGGCCGGCGACGTCTACCAGGTGAACCTCTGCCGCGTGCTGTCGGCGCCGCTGCCCGGCCAGGACGCCGACGTCGACGCTCTGAGCGCACTGCTGGCCCGCGCCCACCCGGCGGCGTACGCGGGCACCGTACGGCTCCCGGCGCACGGCGTGGAGATCGCCACCGCGTCCCCCGAGCTCTTCCTGCGCCGCCGGGGCCGCACCGTGGAGTCCGGCCCGATCAAGGGCACCGGCCGCAGCGCCGCCGATCTGCTGGCGAAGGACTACACCGAGAACGTGATGATCGTCGACCTGGTCCGCAACGACCTCGGCCGCGTCTGCGTCCCCGGCTCGGTGACCGTGCCCGGCCTGTGCGTCGCCGAGAGCTACCCGGGCCTGGTCCACCTGGTCTCCACCGTCCGTGGCGAGCTGCGGCCCGGCGCCGGCTGGCCGGAGCTGATGGCCGCCGCCTTCCCGCCCGGCTCGGTGACCGGCGCCCCCAAGTCCAGCGCGCTGCGCGTCATCGACGCGCTGGAGACCGCGTCCCGGGGACCGTACTGCGGAGCTGTCGGCTGGGTCGACGCCGATCGAGGCGTCGGCGAACTCGCCGTCGGCATCCGCACGTTCTGGATCGACCGGACCGCCGGCCCGGCCCCGGTGCTGCGCTTCGGCACCGGCGCGGGGGTCACCTGGGACTCCGATCCGGCGGGGGAGTGGGCCGAGACCGAGCTGAAGGCGTCCCGGCTCGTCGGGGTAGCGTCTACGGGAGGCCACCCCGGGCCCGGGGGCGACAGGGAGAGGAGCCACCATGGCGCTGATCTGGCTGGACGGTGAGCTGCGCGACGCCGACAGCGCGCGGGTCTCCGTCTTCGACCACGGACTCACCGTCGGCGACGGCGTGTTCGAGACGCTCAGGACCGAGCACGGCCGCGCCTTCGCCACCAGCCGGCACCTGGACCGCTTGGCCGCCTCCGCCGCCGGTCTCGGCCTGCCCGAGCCCGACCGCGACGAGGTGCGGCGTGCCTGCGCGGCCGTGCTCGCGGCGACGCCGCTGCCGTTCGGCCGGCTCCGCGTCACCTACACCGGCGGGCCCGCGCCGCTCGGCTCGGATCGCGGCGACGCCTCGCCGACGCTGCTCGTCGCGCACGCCGAGGCGACCCGCGTCCCCGAGAGCACCGCCGTCGTCACCGTCCCCTGGACGCGGAACGAGCGCGGCGCCCTCACCGGCCTGAAGACCACCTCCTACGCCGAGAACGTCATCGCGCTGGCCCACGCCCGCCGGGCCGCCGCCTCCGAGGCGCTCTTCGCCAATACCGCCGGCCGGCTCTGCGAGGGGACCGGCAGCAACGTGTTCGTGGTCCTCGACGGGGAGCCGCACACCCCGCCGCTGTCCTCCGGCTGCCTGGCCGGCATCACCCGCGCCCTGATCCTCGAATGGGTGGGCGCCACCGAGACCGATCTGCCCATGGACTCCCTGGAGCGCGCCGAGGAGATCTTCCTCACCTCCAGCCTCCGCGACGTGCAGGCCGTGCGCCGCATCGACGACCGGACCGTGCCCGGCGCCCCCGGCCCGGTGACCGCCAAGGCCGCCCGCGTCTTCCGGGAGCGCTCGGCCGCCGACATCGACCCCTGACGCCCGGCGCGCCGCCGCGTGGCGGGTAAATCGGGTGACGGGGGACCCCGTGGGCGGGTAGACATCCGGCGATGACGACGACACTGCGTCCCGCCGGACCCGAGGAGCGCGCCGCCGACGGCGGCAGATCCCGGACGTTCGACATCCGCGTCAACGGCCGCCGCGCCGGCTCCCTCCGGATCGCCGCCGCGCACGGCGCCGGCCGCGTCGAGCACTTGGAGGTGGCCGAGCCGGACCGCCGTCGCGGCCGGGCCACGGTCGCCGTGCTGGCGGCCGAGGAGGCGCTGCGCGCGTGGGGCTGCCGCGAGGCCGCGGTGGCGGTGCCCGCCGCGGCCCCGGACGCCCTGGCGCTCGCCACCGCGCTGGGCTACACCGAGCGGAACCGTAACCTCGCCAAGCCCGTGACCGGCCCGCCGCCCCCGCCGCCGTCCGGGGGCGCCTTCCGCGACCTGACCGACGCCGAGTATCCGGCCTGGTTCGAGGCCGAGCGGGCCGCGTACACGCGGAGCTGGACCGACCGGGGCATGGACCCGGCCGCCGCCGGGACCAGGGCGGACCACGCCTACGCCACGCTGCTCCCCGACGGCCCCGCCACCAAGGACGTGGTCCTGCGCGTCCTGACACACGACGGCGCGGCCGTCGGCACGCTCTGGGTCTCCCTGGTGGCCGAGCGGTTGCGGCACAAGGAGGACGCCTACGTCTTCGCCGTCGAGGTGGACGAGGCCCACCGGGGGCGCGGCCACGGGCGCACCCTGATGCTGGAGGCCGAGCGCGTCTGCCACGCGGCGGGGGCGCGGCTGCTCGGGCTCAACGTGTTCGCGGGCAACACCCCGGCGCTGCGGCTCTACGCCTCACTGGGGTACCGGCCCGTCGAGATCCACCTCTACAAGCCGCTGGGCTGAGCGAGCAGGGACTCGGCGATCTCGCCGACGCGCTCCCGCAGCCCCTGCTGACTCTGGCCGCCGTCCAGTCGCTCGCCGCCGATCACATACGTCGGGGTGCCGGTGACACCGAGTGCCTCGCCCTCGGCCTGGTCGGCGTCCACGATCAGCATGTGCCGGCCGTCGATCAGCGCGGTGTCCACCTCGTCCGCGTCCAGGCCCAGCTCCCTGGCGACCTCCAGCAGCACCTCGGTGCCGCGCGCCGCCAGATCGGCGGTGCGGGCCAGCAACGCCGACCAGTACTCGTCGCCCCGGCCCTGGAGGTACGCCTCCTCGGCGGCCTGGGCGGCGGCCAGCGCGTGCCGGTGGCGGCTGAGCGGGAAGTGCCGGCGCCTGATCTCCAGCGCCGGCCCGAACCGCTCCCGCAGGGCGCGCAGGTCGGACTCCGCGCGGTGGCAGTCGGGGCACTGGAGGTCGCACCACACGTCCAGCACGGCGCGGGAACCGGTCGTCTCGTTCATGCCGCACAGTCTTCCATCCCCGTCGGGGCGGGGCGGACCCGGAGAAATCCCCGATCCCGGGCCCGGGCCATGGCTTCGCGGCCCGGAGCGCGGCAGGATGGAAAGATGCTGATTGGCGCTGTCTGCACCCTTCTCTCGGCCGCGGGCCTGGGCGTCGCGCTGGTGGTGGCGCGCCGCCGCCGCTTCGCCCTGGCGCTGCGGGTGGCGGCGGTGGCCCTGCTGCCCGTCGGCCTCGCGATGACCGGCGTGGTGCGTTTCGTGCTCAACATGACCTTCAACCCGGTGGCCTGGGCCGGCTGCGGCGTGCTGGGCTGCGCCGTGCTGCTGTTCCTGGTCGGCCGGTTCGCCGAGGGCCGGGGCTCGGGCGGCCGGGACCCGGGCGGCGCGCGGCGCCGTGAGGACGGCCCGGCCCGGTCCCTGCCGGCCGCCGCCCGGCGCGGCGGCGAGGCGGACGACTTCTCCGACATCGAGGCGATCCTGAAGAAGCACGGCATCTGACATAGGGCGTGTCGCGGGGCGAAGAGGGCGTGTTGATCGCGCACAGGCGTCCGATTGCGTCATGATCGCGGCGCCATGCCGCACACAACGTGGGAAGAGACTCCCGAACCGACCGACCACCTGCCGCCGGCCCCGGGTCCGGAGGTCGGCCGGGGCGCCCCCGAGGCGCGCGGCTGCCTGTTCGCCCTGTCGCAGCCGCCGCTGATGCTCTTCCTGACCGTCATCGGCGCCTTGCTGCTCCTCGCCGGGGCGCATGATCAGTTCCTCTTGTGAGCGCTCCCCGCGACGGTCTCGGAGTCCCGCTGCCGGGCCCGGTACGCGGCGACGTGCAGCCGGTTCCCGCAGGTCCGGCTGGAGCAGTAGCGGCGTGAACGGTTCCGCGACAGGTCGACGAACGCGCGCCCGCAGCCGGGCGCCTCGCACCGCCGCAGCCGCTCCCGCTCCCCGGCCACCACGATGAAGCCCAGGGCCATCCCGCAGTCGGCGGCCAGGTGCTCGGCGACCGAGGCGCCGGGGGCGAAATAGTGCACGTGCCAGTCGTGACCGTCGTGATCGGTCAGGCGGGGGGTGGTCCCGGCCGCCGCCACCAGGGCGTTGATCAGCTCGGCCGCCGCCCGGTCGGAGGGGGCGGCGAAGATCGCGGCGAACCGCTCGCGCACCCCGCGCACCGCCCGGAGATCGGACTCGGCGAGCTCCGCCACCCGCACGTCGCTCACCGAGTGGTCGGCCACGAAAGCCCGCAGGGCCGTTATGTCGGTGAGCGCGTCCCAGGAGCCGGCCGCGGTGTTCAGCAGGTCGACGGTGTGGTCGAGTGCGCACCGGGTGTCGTGGTTGATCAGCACGGAGGGCTCCCCGTCCGGTCTGGAAAACGATGAAGCCAGACTCTAGCGGCTGCCCACGCGCGGCGGCGCCGCCGTGGGGGGAATACCCGCGGCGGCGCCACCGTGCTGTTGTGTCGCCGGTCCCACGCCGTCGCCCCGAGTCGGACGGCGTGAGGAACCGGCGGGTCTCTAACTCTCTGCCAGAATGTGCGAGAGCTCCGTATCGAGATCGAAATGACGGTGTTCCGTGCCGGGCGGTACGGCTGCGTCCGTCCGCTTCAGGAAGGATTCGAGGGCCCGGGCCGGGGCCTCGAGCAATGCCTCGCCCTCGGGGGAGCTCAGGGCGATGCAGACGACTCCCTGCCCGTGACTTCGGGAGGGCCAGACCCGGACATCGCCGGTGCCCGTGGGCCGGTGCAGTCCTTCGGCGAGGAGGTCGCGGGCGAAAACCCACTCGACGGTTTCTTCGGCTCCGGTGTGAAATGTGGCGTGTACGGCGTAGGGGTCCGCCGTGTCATACCGCAGCCCCGCGGGTACAGGTAGTGAGGACTCGCTCGATACGACGAGGCGCAGGTGCAGCTCGCAGCTGACCGTGGTGTTCATAAGCGCCAGGGCCTTTCGCTCAGTGTGCGCTCGGGGATTCGCACGTCGGCGAATTCCAGATGCCACGTACCCGCCGGTTGTAAACCCCTCTACCCCAATTGTGGCCTTTAATGTCATTCCAATGGGCGAGTAGTGATATGCCCTAAGCCGGGAGGCGACGCATGACGGACGGCCGGTGGAGCCGTTACCGATTCAACGACGACTGGTGGGTAGGTGCCCCGCCTGGCGCGGTCTATGCCGTTCTGGAGCGGCCCGAGGACTATCCGCGGTGGTGGCGTGAGATTCGGGAGGTCGTCCGGACGGATCCGAACGCCGGACTTGCCCGCTTCCGTTCCTTTCTTCCCTTCTCGCTCCGCGTCGGTGTCCGCGCCGGCCGCCGGGACCCGGCGGCCGGGCTGATCGAGGTGCTCCTCAGCGGCGATCTGGACGGCTGGGTGCGCTGGACGGTCGCGCCCAGCGGGCGGGGCACCGCGGTCCGCTACGAGCAGGACACCGCGCTGCGCAAGCCGCTGCTGCGGCCCCTGTCCTGGCTCGCCCGGCCGGTGTTCGCCGCCAACCACGCCCTGATGATGCGTTCGGGACGGCGAGGGCTGCGCGCCTGGCTGGGAGTTCATTTGGATGACGGGTGACCCGCCCTGTATGGTTCTCACCGTGCCGCAGGGCACCACCCCGGGCGATTAGCTCAGCGGGAGAGCGCTTCGTTCACACCGAAGAGGTCACTGGTTCGATCCCAGTATCGCCCACCCCCGGGAAGGCCGGTCCGCCAAGCGGCGGACCGGCCTTCCGCGTTTATCCCCGTCGCCGCCGGGGTCACGCGGTCGGTACGATGCGGACTGCGCGGCGCGGAGGCCGCGTTCACCACACACGAGTCAGGAGAGACCGGTGTCAGACGTCCGTGTGATCATCCAGCGCGATTCCGAGCGGGACGAACGCGTGGTGGCCACCGGCACGACGGCCGCCGCGCTCTTCGAGGGCGAGCGGTCGGTCGTCGCCGCCCGTGTCGCCGGACAGCTCAAGGACCTGGCCTACGAGCCGGCCGACGGTGACGTGGTCGAGCCGGTGGACATCTCCTCGCCCGACGGGCTGGACATCCTGCGGCACTCCACCGCCCACGTCATGGCGCAGGCCGTGCAGGAGCTGTTCCCCGAGGCCAGGCTCGGCATCGGGCCGCCCGTCAAGGACGGCTTCTACTACGACTTCGACGTCCCCCAGCCGTTCCACCCCGAGGACCTCGGGCGGATCGAAAAGCGCATGCAGCAGATCCAGAAGCAGGGCCAGCGCTTCGCCCGGCGGGCGGTGACCGACGAGGAGGCCCGCGCCGAGCTGGCCGGCGAGCCCTACAAGTTGGAGCTGATCGGCCTCAAGGGCGCCGCGGCCGAGACCGCCGAGGGCGCGGGCGCCGAGGTCGGGGCCGGCGAGCTGACCATCTACGACAACGTCGACGCCAAGTCCGGCGCGTTGTGCTGGAAGGACCTGTGCCGGGGGCCACACCTGCCCAGCACCCGGCTGATCCCCGCGTTCAAGCTGATGCGCTCCGCCGCGGCGTACTGGCGGGGCAGCGAGCGCAACCCGCAGCTCCAGCGGATCTACGGCACCGCCTGGCCGTCCAAGGATCAGCTCAAGGCACACCTGGAGTTCCTGGCCGAGGCCGAGAAGCGC
Above is a window of Streptomyces sp. NBC_01803 DNA encoding:
- a CDS encoding chorismate-binding protein gives rise to the protein MHDSAPLARLGGFLATGLRDVTGDPAALDSSGWWAVAADFGGRLVCARFSAVRPAPPPAAGPGRWRGPAPGAWTSSLDRAAYTAGVRRVRDHIAAGDVYQVNLCRVLSAPLPGQDADVDALSALLARAHPAAYAGTVRLPAHGVEIATASPELFLRRRGRTVESGPIKGTGRSAADLLAKDYTENVMIVDLVRNDLGRVCVPGSVTVPGLCVAESYPGLVHLVSTVRGELRPGAGWPELMAAAFPPGSVTGAPKSSALRVIDALETASRGPYCGAVGWVDADRGVGELAVGIRTFWIDRTAGPAPVLRFGTGAGVTWDSDPAGEWAETELKASRLVGVASTGGHPGPGGDRERSHHGADLAGR
- a CDS encoding CGNR zinc finger domain-containing protein, which encodes MLINHDTRCALDHTVDLLNTAAGSWDALTDITALRAFVADHSVSDVRVAELAESDLRAVRGVRERFAAIFAAPSDRAAAELINALVAAAGTTPRLTDHDGHDWHVHYFAPGASVAEHLAADCGMALGFIVVAGERERLRRCEAPGCGRAFVDLSRNRSRRYCSSRTCGNRLHVAAYRARQRDSETVAGSAHKRN
- a CDS encoding GNAT family N-acetyltransferase, with translation MTTTLRPAGPEERAADGGRSRTFDIRVNGRRAGSLRIAAAHGAGRVEHLEVAEPDRRRGRATVAVLAAEEALRAWGCREAAVAVPAAAPDALALATALGYTERNRNLAKPVTGPPPPPPSGGAFRDLTDAEYPAWFEAERAAYTRSWTDRGMDPAAAGTRADHAYATLLPDGPATKDVVLRVLTHDGAAVGTLWVSLVAERLRHKEDAYVFAVEVDEAHRGRGHGRTLMLEAERVCHAAGARLLGLNVFAGNTPALRLYASLGYRPVEIHLYKPLG
- a CDS encoding DsbA family protein, giving the protein MNETTGSRAVLDVWCDLQCPDCHRAESDLRALRERFGPALEIRRRHFPLSRHRHALAAAQAAEEAYLQGRGDEYWSALLARTADLAARGTEVLLEVARELGLDADEVDTALIDGRHMLIVDADQAEGEALGVTGTPTYVIGGERLDGGQSQQGLRERVGEIAESLLAQPSGL
- a CDS encoding aminotransferase class IV; this translates as MALIWLDGELRDADSARVSVFDHGLTVGDGVFETLRTEHGRAFATSRHLDRLAASAAGLGLPEPDRDEVRRACAAVLAATPLPFGRLRVTYTGGPAPLGSDRGDASPTLLVAHAEATRVPESTAVVTVPWTRNERGALTGLKTTSYAENVIALAHARRAAASEALFANTAGRLCEGTGSNVFVVLDGEPHTPPLSSGCLAGITRALILEWVGATETDLPMDSLERAEEIFLTSSLRDVQAVRRIDDRTVPGAPGPVTAKAARVFRERSAADIDP
- a CDS encoding SRPBCC family protein, coding for MTDGRWSRYRFNDDWWVGAPPGAVYAVLERPEDYPRWWREIREVVRTDPNAGLARFRSFLPFSLRVGVRAGRRDPAAGLIEVLLSGDLDGWVRWTVAPSGRGTAVRYEQDTALRKPLLRPLSWLARPVFAANHALMMRSGRRGLRAWLGVHLDDG
- a CDS encoding SsgA family sporulation/cell division regulator, with the translated sequence MNTTVSCELHLRLVVSSESSLPVPAGLRYDTADPYAVHATFHTGAEETVEWVFARDLLAEGLHRPTGTGDVRVWPSRSHGQGVVCIALSSPEGEALLEAPARALESFLKRTDAAVPPGTEHRHFDLDTELSHILAES